Proteins from a genomic interval of Hornefia porci:
- the pflB gene encoding formate C-acetyltransferase, which translates to MRKEWEGFKGGLWQDQIFVDDFINLNFTQYNGDSSFLAGPTERTAEVNEKVKDLLVRERKNGGTLKVDASRIMRINAFEPGYIDKDRDIIVGLQTDEPLKRGICPFGGIKMVREEVAEYGEELPENIQFLFNYMTSHNDGVFKAYSPEMRKARHLGFITGLPDAYGRGRIIGDYRRAALYGLDYLIEQKQKDHDEISSREEMTEENVRLSEEVWNQIAALKEIKKMAEGYGFDISRPAQDVKEAIQWVYFAYLAGIKEENGAAMSLGRTATFLDVYAERDLASGRYTEEQIQEFVDDFILKLRVARHLRTNEYNELFGGDPMWITEGLGGIGADGRHRVTKMTYRYLNTLYNLGPAPEPNLTVLWSEKLPEPFKRFCAQVSIDTDSIQYENDDKMRPNYGDDYSIACCVSAIQMGEQMQFFGARCNLAKCLLLAINGGIDERTGERVGPQMEPMGDGPLDFDEVWRRYNIYLEWLMGVYARIMNIIHFMHDKYDYERSQMAFLDSEVKRLMAFGVAGFSVAADSLSAIKYAKVTPIRDERGIIVDYKTEGDFPKYGNDDDRVDDIAVAISEKSIAELRKHPAYRNAVTTLSVLTITSNVMYGKKTGNTPDGRRATTPFAPGANPMHQRDTHGAVASLNSVAKIDWNTCQDGISNTFSITPDSLGKDREQRTDNLVTLLSGYFNQGAHHLNVNVLNRETLIDAYNNPDKYPSLTVRVSGYAVRFNALSKAHQKEVIERTFHEAI; encoded by the coding sequence ATGAGAAAAGAGTGGGAAGGGTTCAAGGGAGGCCTCTGGCAGGATCAGATCTTTGTGGATGATTTCATCAATCTGAACTTCACCCAGTACAACGGCGACAGCAGCTTCCTGGCGGGCCCCACGGAGAGGACGGCCGAGGTCAACGAAAAAGTGAAGGACCTTCTGGTCAGAGAGAGGAAGAACGGCGGAACGCTGAAGGTGGACGCCAGCAGAATCATGCGCATCAACGCGTTTGAACCGGGATACATCGATAAGGACAGAGACATCATCGTGGGACTGCAGACGGATGAACCGCTGAAGAGGGGAATCTGCCCCTTCGGCGGAATCAAAATGGTCCGGGAAGAGGTTGCGGAGTACGGTGAAGAGCTTCCCGAGAACATTCAGTTCCTGTTCAACTATATGACCTCTCACAATGACGGCGTGTTCAAGGCCTACTCTCCGGAAATGAGAAAGGCGAGACATCTGGGCTTCATCACCGGCCTTCCGGATGCCTACGGACGCGGAAGAATCATCGGCGATTACAGAAGAGCCGCGCTTTATGGTCTGGATTATCTGATCGAGCAGAAGCAGAAGGATCACGATGAGATCAGCTCCCGCGAGGAGATGACGGAGGAGAACGTGAGGCTGTCCGAGGAGGTCTGGAACCAGATCGCCGCACTGAAGGAAATCAAGAAGATGGCGGAGGGCTACGGCTTCGATATCTCCCGTCCGGCGCAGGATGTGAAGGAAGCGATTCAGTGGGTGTACTTCGCGTATCTGGCGGGCATCAAGGAGGAGAACGGAGCAGCGATGTCTCTGGGCAGAACCGCGACATTCCTGGACGTCTATGCGGAGAGAGACCTTGCGTCAGGCAGATACACTGAGGAGCAGATTCAGGAATTCGTGGACGACTTCATCCTCAAGCTCAGAGTGGCGAGACATCTGAGGACGAATGAGTATAACGAGCTGTTCGGCGGCGATCCCATGTGGATCACTGAGGGCCTGGGCGGCATCGGCGCTGACGGCAGACACAGAGTCACCAAGATGACTTACCGCTATCTGAATACTTTGTACAATCTTGGCCCCGCGCCGGAACCGAATCTGACGGTTCTCTGGTCGGAGAAGCTGCCGGAGCCGTTCAAGAGATTCTGCGCTCAGGTCTCCATCGACACGGATTCAATTCAGTATGAGAATGACGACAAAATGAGACCGAATTACGGAGACGACTATTCCATCGCCTGCTGTGTTTCCGCGATTCAGATGGGAGAACAGATGCAGTTCTTCGGCGCGCGGTGCAACCTTGCCAAGTGCCTGCTGCTGGCTATCAACGGCGGAATTGACGAGCGCACAGGCGAGCGCGTGGGACCGCAGATGGAGCCCATGGGCGACGGCCCGCTGGACTTCGACGAGGTGTGGAGAAGATACAATATTTATCTGGAATGGCTCATGGGCGTATACGCACGCATCATGAACATCATCCACTTCATGCACGACAAATATGATTACGAGAGATCGCAGATGGCGTTCCTGGATTCCGAGGTGAAGAGGCTGATGGCGTTCGGCGTCGCGGGATTCTCGGTAGCGGCGGACTCCCTGTCCGCGATTAAATACGCGAAGGTTACGCCGATCCGTGATGAGAGAGGGATTATCGTGGACTACAAAACTGAGGGCGATTTCCCCAAGTACGGCAATGATGACGACAGGGTAGACGATATCGCGGTCGCGATCTCGGAAAAGTCCATTGCGGAGCTGAGAAAGCATCCTGCTTACAGAAACGCGGTCACCACTCTGTCGGTGCTGACGATTACATCCAACGTGATGTACGGAAAGAAGACCGGAAACACGCCGGACGGACGCCGGGCGACGACGCCGTTCGCGCCGGGAGCCAATCCGATGCATCAGCGGGATACCCACGGAGCGGTCGCGTCGCTGAACTCGGTGGCCAAGATCGACTGGAACACCTGCCAGGACGGAATCTCCAACACCTTCAGCATCACCCCGGATTCCCTCGGCAAAGACAGGGAACAGCGGACAGATAACCTGGTCACTCTGCTGAGCGGATACTTCAATCAGGGTGCGCATCATCTCAATGTGAACGTGCTGAATCGCGAGACTCTGATCGACGCGTACAACAATCCGGATAAATATCCGAGTCTGACCGTCCGCGTCTCCGGATACGCGGTACGCTTCAACGCGCTGTCCAAGGCCCACCAGAAGGAAGTCATCGAGAGAACCTTCCACGAGGCGATTTAA
- a CDS encoding LysR family transcriptional regulator, translating into MDLSKIGYFLTAAETLNFTQAAERCHISQTTMSKYISGLERELNCILFTRTHRTVRLTPAGERFYNGIRGILLSYQALCEELARDAGKELRIGIVATDYIDVAVLRAFEEETPDIRLFFRYDEKERMLQELQDRRVDALIAPDVLEIGGRNLRRLPILRIDEDLVCSRQLLETCGSLVRVIESTPFITKTDSTAYHSACRRMLRRHLGADFSDVLQVQSFAEQLMNLGMSRGFALIPSGTAANTETLAVFPMREIYSETAELIYCESHVPDALRRLIRFVSVRTDEKIDEKKE; encoded by the coding sequence ATGGATCTTTCTAAAATCGGCTATTTTCTGACGGCGGCAGAAACACTGAATTTCACGCAGGCGGCGGAGCGCTGTCACATCAGCCAGACAACGATGAGCAAATACATCTCCGGCCTGGAACGGGAGCTGAACTGTATTCTGTTCACGAGAACGCACAGAACGGTGCGCCTGACCCCTGCCGGCGAGCGCTTTTACAACGGAATCCGCGGCATCCTCCTCTCGTATCAGGCTTTGTGCGAGGAGCTCGCGCGGGACGCCGGAAAGGAACTGCGCATCGGCATAGTCGCCACGGATTATATCGATGTCGCCGTGCTGCGGGCGTTTGAAGAGGAAACTCCGGATATCCGCCTCTTTTTCCGATATGATGAGAAGGAGCGGATGCTTCAGGAGCTTCAGGACCGACGCGTGGACGCTCTGATTGCGCCGGATGTGCTGGAAATCGGCGGCAGGAATCTTCGCCGGCTTCCGATTCTGCGGATTGACGAGGATCTTGTATGCTCCCGGCAGCTTCTGGAGACTTGCGGGTCGCTTGTGCGGGTGATTGAGTCGACGCCTTTTATTACAAAGACCGATTCGACGGCCTATCACAGCGCATGCCGCCGGATGCTCCGCCGTCATCTGGGCGCGGATTTTTCGGACGTTCTTCAGGTTCAATCCTTCGCCGAGCAGCTGATGAACCTCGGCATGTCAAGGGGCTTCGCTCTGATCCCCTCTGGAACCGCCGCGAACACGGAAACCCTCGCGGTTTTTCCCATGCGCGAGATATATTCCGAAACGGCCGAGCTCATTTACTGCGAATCCCATGTACCTGATGCCCTGCGCCGGCTGATCCGATTTGTTTCTGTCCGGACTGATGAAAAAATCGATGAAAAAAAGGAATGA
- a CDS encoding DUF554 domain-containing protein, whose protein sequence is MFAVIINTIAIVIGTSLGLIFKKGIPERVSDIMMKVMGLCVVIIGLQGCIQEKNALILILSCVAGAAVGELCDLDGRISRGTERLTRRFEKKEAEGGRITVAEAFINSCLIMSVGAMMIVGSLDAGLKGDYTMLYTKSLLDLITGVMLGATMGAGVYGSALFTLIAQGAIVLLSSSLAPFLSDALILELSCSGSLMIVAIGTNMLELTSLKVINLLPAFLAVPFALQLMQALGLY, encoded by the coding sequence ATGTTTGCAGTTATCATCAATACTATAGCGATCGTCATCGGCACGAGTCTCGGCCTGATATTCAAAAAAGGAATTCCGGAGCGTGTTTCAGACATCATGATGAAGGTGATGGGACTGTGCGTCGTTATCATCGGCCTGCAGGGCTGTATACAGGAGAAAAACGCACTGATCCTCATCCTTTCCTGTGTGGCCGGCGCCGCTGTCGGCGAGCTCTGCGACCTGGACGGCCGGATCAGCCGTGGAACAGAACGGCTCACGAGGCGCTTTGAGAAAAAGGAAGCGGAAGGCGGCCGGATCACAGTAGCGGAGGCCTTTATCAATTCCTGTCTGATCATGAGCGTCGGCGCCATGATGATCGTCGGTTCTCTGGATGCGGGCCTGAAGGGCGACTATACGATGCTCTATACAAAGTCTCTGCTGGATCTCATCACCGGCGTCATGCTGGGCGCCACGATGGGTGCGGGCGTCTACGGATCCGCGCTCTTCACGCTGATCGCTCAGGGAGCCATCGTGCTGCTGTCTTCGTCTCTCGCGCCGTTTCTGTCAGACGCTCTGATTCTGGAGCTTTCCTGCAGCGGAAGCCTGATGATCGTCGCCATCGGCACCAACATGCTTGAGCTCACCAGCCTGAAGGTCATCAACCTTCTGCCCGCATTCCTCGCAGTACCGTTCGCTCTTCAGCTGATGCAGGCGCTGGGGCTGTACTGA
- a CDS encoding YeiH family protein, with protein MEFVKTNGRGILLCGGIAAPAWLLGRAFPVVGGPIFGILIGMVFCLALRDKGVYRAGIAFTSKKILQTAVVLLGFGLNLGVIAQTGKQSLPIILCTITTSLVIAWLLHKATGTPGQLSMLIGVGSSICGGSAVAATASVIDAKDEDIARAISVIFFFNVLAAVLFPPLGHLLGFDTASGEAFGVFAGTAVNDTSSVTATAATWDSMWNLGTATLDKAVTVKLTRTLAIIPITMAIAFMRTRDEEVRERAEGKKVPVLSVFPMFILYFILASVITTAATGAGVPADIFTPLKELSKIFIIMAMAAIGLNTNIVELVKNGGKPILMGLCCWIGITVVSLVLQRVMGIW; from the coding sequence ATGGAATTTGTGAAAACGAATGGAAGAGGAATTCTGCTCTGCGGCGGAATCGCCGCGCCGGCATGGCTGCTGGGAAGGGCGTTCCCGGTGGTGGGAGGGCCGATTTTCGGGATCCTGATCGGGATGGTGTTCTGTCTGGCTTTGCGTGACAAAGGTGTGTACCGTGCGGGAATCGCTTTTACCTCAAAGAAGATTCTGCAGACGGCCGTGGTATTACTGGGATTCGGTCTGAATCTCGGCGTTATCGCGCAGACGGGAAAACAGTCATTGCCGATTATCCTTTGTACGATCACTACATCGCTGGTCATCGCCTGGCTCCTTCATAAAGCGACAGGGACGCCGGGACAGCTTTCCATGCTGATCGGAGTCGGCTCGTCCATCTGCGGAGGTTCTGCAGTGGCGGCAACGGCAAGTGTAATTGATGCGAAAGACGAGGATATCGCCCGGGCAATTTCAGTGATTTTCTTCTTCAACGTTCTGGCTGCGGTTCTGTTTCCGCCTCTCGGACATCTGCTTGGCTTTGATACCGCCAGCGGAGAGGCGTTTGGCGTTTTCGCCGGAACGGCGGTGAACGATACGTCGTCGGTGACTGCGACGGCGGCGACCTGGGACAGTATGTGGAATCTCGGCACGGCGACACTGGACAAGGCGGTTACGGTCAAGCTGACACGGACTCTGGCGATTATTCCGATTACGATGGCGATCGCATTCATGCGGACGCGGGATGAGGAGGTCAGAGAACGCGCGGAAGGTAAAAAGGTTCCGGTTCTCAGTGTTTTTCCGATGTTCATTCTCTATTTTATTCTTGCGTCTGTAATTACGACAGCGGCGACCGGCGCCGGCGTTCCTGCGGACATATTCACGCCGCTGAAGGAACTCAGCAAGATTTTCATTATCATGGCGATGGCGGCGATCGGCCTGAACACGAACATTGTGGAACTGGTGAAGAACGGCGGGAAACCCATTCTCATGGGACTCTGCTGCTGGATCGGAATCACGGTCGTGAGTCTGGTGCTTCAGCGGGTGATGGGTATCTGGTAA
- a CDS encoding LysR family transcriptional regulator — protein sequence MLDYRFQTFLTVCETLNYTRAAAKLGLTQPAVSRHIRSLEEEYGVPLFVHKNKRISLSPAGTLLMRHARTIRSDGELLRQQLKDTDAQVRELRMGTTKTIADFVIGRPMVRFLRRNPELSLHLSAANTTELLERIRQGTLDVALVEGHFDSREFDSCRYSTEDFIAVTSAKHAFAHEPLKLREVLNEPLLIREPGSGTRDILEKNLAAAELNIGDFSRCVEIGSMHIILQLLEADMGISFMYRAAAAEALSRGSLRELRLRDFRVRHDFSFVWNKGSLFADTFREICLELRG from the coding sequence ATGTTGGATTATCGGTTTCAGACCTTTCTCACGGTCTGCGAAACCCTGAACTACACCCGCGCGGCGGCGAAACTCGGTCTTACGCAGCCGGCGGTGTCACGGCACATCAGAAGCCTGGAAGAGGAATACGGCGTACCGCTCTTTGTGCACAAAAATAAGCGCATATCGCTCTCCCCCGCAGGAACTCTGCTGATGCGTCACGCCCGGACGATCCGCAGCGACGGGGAGCTTCTGCGTCAGCAGCTGAAGGACACGGATGCGCAGGTCCGAGAGCTTCGCATGGGCACCACCAAAACCATCGCCGACTTTGTCATCGGCCGCCCGATGGTTCGTTTTCTGCGCAGGAACCCCGAGCTCAGCCTTCATCTGTCCGCTGCCAACACGACAGAGCTGCTGGAGCGGATCCGGCAGGGTACGCTGGACGTGGCGCTGGTCGAAGGGCATTTTGATTCCCGGGAATTCGATTCCTGCCGGTACAGCACAGAAGACTTTATCGCGGTAACATCGGCAAAGCATGCTTTTGCACACGAACCGCTGAAGCTCCGTGAGGTTCTGAATGAGCCTCTGCTGATCCGGGAACCGGGCTCGGGCACTAGGGATATCCTTGAGAAAAACCTCGCCGCGGCGGAGCTGAACATCGGCGATTTCAGCCGGTGCGTCGAAATCGGAAGTATGCATATCATCCTCCAACTGCTGGAGGCGGATATGGGAATCTCCTTCATGTACCGCGCGGCGGCGGCAGAAGCATTGTCACGGGGAAGCCTGCGGGAGCTCCGGCTGCGTGATTTCCGGGTGCGTCACGATTTCAGTTTCGTATGGAACAAAGGGAGCCTTTTCGCGGATACGTTCCGCGAAATCTGCCTGGAACTTCGGGGATAA
- a CDS encoding AAA family ATPase translates to MKKLVTVSREYGSGGRQISAMIAEKLGVPCYDKEIIDIAVKKSGLSREVIESAELRAKSAFTYTLSSAMVFGDNIYREPISMNEKLFLTQFDIIEQIGELGEGVIVGRCADYILKNIPNVTNVFIYAELPDRVKRCVEVYGDDPEEVRKKIATYDKARANYYNYHTCQKWGAYENYNLSINSSYISEEAAADLVVDFVRTRMYR, encoded by the coding sequence ATGAAGAAGCTAGTCACAGTAAGCAGAGAATACGGAAGCGGCGGCAGACAGATCAGTGCCATGATTGCGGAGAAGCTGGGTGTCCCGTGCTATGACAAGGAAATCATTGACATCGCCGTCAAGAAAAGCGGTCTTTCCCGCGAGGTGATTGAATCGGCGGAGCTGAGAGCGAAGAGTGCGTTTACCTATACGCTGTCCTCCGCGATGGTGTTCGGCGATAATATCTACCGCGAACCGATTTCCATGAACGAGAAGCTCTTTCTGACACAGTTCGATATCATCGAGCAGATCGGCGAGCTCGGCGAGGGCGTCATTGTCGGACGCTGTGCGGATTACATTCTGAAGAACATTCCGAATGTGACCAACGTCTTCATCTACGCGGAGCTTCCGGATCGGGTCAAACGCTGTGTGGAGGTATACGGGGACGACCCGGAGGAGGTCAGAAAGAAGATCGCGACCTACGACAAGGCCCGGGCGAATTACTATAATTACCACACCTGCCAGAAATGGGGAGCGTATGAAAACTACAATCTCAGCATTAACAGCAGCTACATATCCGAAGAGGCGGCTGCGGATCTGGTAGTTGACTTTGTCAGGACAAGAATGTACAGATGA
- a CDS encoding ABC transporter ATP-binding protein has product MRKIIGNLKPYRVTVIILALMLCIQAYCDLALPEYTQDIIDVGIQNKGIEHIVPEKMTAEEYKSASIFMTKTEKKTWKSIYTRQGSRYVLNVTDGDRLDELDQELLTPIVLTYEMGHTSVSRFRKIIRSSLLQQKNPQSRTVASRIDDMSVKEIGELLHYDIDTFRAEDENGKVKTYVDMRSMMQSMIDSGAMSDSAVTKAKKQMEETIDSVGTQTLKSMGIAYAAGCDKAAGMNVDRIQKQYLWREGGRMFLMALMMFIAAAVASFFAARIGASVGRDLRGKLFRNVMSFSNAEIGRFSSASLITRCTNDVQQIQMVTTMMLRMVMYAPIMGIWGIIKVAQTGAHMGYIIALAILMIIAFVGVLFAVTLPKFRIMQKLVDGLNRVSREILTGLSVIRAFGREKEEEKRFDVANERLKKTQLFTNRVMTLMQPSMQMFMFALIVLITWVSAHRIDDGTLQVGAMTAFITYSMMIVMSFLIITVMSIILPRAGVAAERIDEVIRTGSSIQDPEHPREISAPKGVVEFEHVDFRYPDAEHNVLTDITFTAEPGKTTAIIGSTGSGKSTLVNLIPRFYDITGGRLKVDGVEIRDLSLRALRGEIGFVPQKGVLFSGTIASNIRFGNKDASDEEMREAAEIAQATDFIEEKNMGFESDVSQGGSNVSGGQKQRLAIARAIARRPKILIFDDSFSALDMKTDAKLRKKLSEKVKDATTIVVAQRISTILNADQILVLDEGRMVGKGTHQELMENCEVYRQIAESQLSSTELEGI; this is encoded by the coding sequence ATGAGGAAAATAATCGGGAACCTGAAGCCCTATCGGGTCACGGTGATAATCCTGGCGCTGATGCTCTGCATCCAGGCTTACTGTGACCTGGCGCTGCCGGAGTACACACAGGACATCATCGATGTGGGGATTCAGAACAAGGGCATTGAGCATATCGTGCCGGAGAAGATGACGGCGGAGGAGTATAAATCTGCGTCAATCTTCATGACAAAGACGGAGAAAAAGACGTGGAAGAGCATCTACACCAGACAGGGGAGCCGGTATGTTCTGAACGTCACGGATGGAGACAGGCTGGACGAGCTGGATCAGGAGCTTCTGACTCCGATCGTGCTCACCTACGAGATGGGGCATACCAGTGTGTCCCGGTTCAGAAAAATCATCCGTTCTTCTCTGCTGCAGCAGAAGAACCCTCAGAGCAGGACTGTCGCATCGCGTATTGACGATATGTCGGTAAAGGAAATCGGAGAGCTGCTTCATTATGACATCGACACCTTCCGGGCGGAGGATGAGAACGGAAAGGTGAAGACATATGTAGACATGCGTTCGATGATGCAGAGCATGATCGATTCCGGAGCCATGTCGGACTCGGCGGTGACAAAGGCGAAGAAACAGATGGAGGAGACCATCGACTCTGTGGGGACGCAGACGCTGAAATCCATGGGAATTGCCTATGCGGCCGGATGTGACAAGGCGGCGGGGATGAATGTGGACCGGATTCAGAAGCAGTATTTATGGAGAGAGGGCGGCAGGATGTTCCTGATGGCGCTGATGATGTTTATCGCCGCGGCAGTGGCGTCCTTCTTCGCGGCTCGGATCGGCGCTTCTGTGGGGCGCGACCTGAGGGGGAAACTGTTCCGGAACGTGATGAGCTTTTCCAATGCGGAGATCGGCAGATTCTCCTCCGCGTCGCTGATTACACGCTGTACCAACGACGTGCAGCAGATCCAGATGGTGACGACGATGATGCTGCGCATGGTCATGTATGCGCCGATTATGGGAATCTGGGGCATTATCAAGGTGGCACAGACCGGCGCTCATATGGGATACATCATCGCTCTGGCGATTCTGATGATCATTGCGTTTGTGGGCGTTCTCTTCGCAGTCACGCTTCCGAAGTTCCGTATTATGCAGAAGCTTGTGGACGGTCTGAACCGGGTCTCAAGGGAGATTCTCACCGGACTTTCGGTAATCCGCGCCTTCGGGAGAGAGAAGGAGGAAGAGAAGCGGTTTGATGTCGCCAATGAGAGGCTGAAAAAGACACAGCTGTTTACCAACCGTGTCATGACGCTGATGCAGCCGTCCATGCAGATGTTCATGTTCGCGCTGATCGTTCTGATTACCTGGGTATCGGCGCACCGCATTGACGACGGAACTCTTCAGGTAGGCGCGATGACCGCGTTCATTACATATTCGATGATGATCGTCATGTCCTTCTTAATCATCACGGTCATGTCCATCATACTTCCCCGAGCAGGCGTTGCGGCGGAGCGGATCGATGAGGTCATCCGGACCGGCTCCTCGATTCAGGATCCGGAGCATCCCCGGGAAATCAGCGCGCCGAAGGGCGTTGTGGAATTCGAGCATGTGGACTTCCGTTATCCGGACGCGGAGCATAATGTGCTGACAGATATCACCTTTACCGCGGAGCCGGGGAAGACCACAGCTATTATCGGGAGCACAGGCTCCGGAAAAAGTACTCTGGTGAATCTGATTCCCCGTTTCTACGACATTACCGGCGGAAGGCTGAAGGTGGACGGCGTGGAAATCCGGGATCTGAGCCTGCGCGCCCTGCGCGGCGAAATAGGCTTTGTTCCGCAGAAGGGAGTGCTGTTCTCCGGAACCATCGCCTCCAACATACGCTTCGGGAACAAAGACGCGTCCGACGAGGAAATGCGGGAGGCTGCGGAGATCGCCCAGGCGACGGACTTCATCGAGGAAAAAAACATGGGCTTTGAAAGTGACGTATCACAGGGCGGAAGCAACGTGTCCGGAGGTCAGAAGCAGCGGCTCGCCATTGCCAGAGCCATCGCCCGGCGGCCGAAGATCCTGATTTTCGACGACAGCTTTTCGGCGCTTGACATGAAGACAGACGCGAAGCTGCGGAAAAAGCTGTCTGAGAAGGTAAAAGACGCGACCACGATTGTTGTCGCACAGCGGATAAGCACGATCCTGAACGCTGACCAGATTCTGGTGCTGGATGAAGGACGTATGGTGGGGAAGGGAACCCATCAGGAACTGATGGAGAACTGCGAGGTATATCGCCAGATCGCGGAATCGCAGCTTTCCAGTACGGAATTGGAGGGGATATAA
- a CDS encoding MarR family winged helix-turn-helix transcriptional regulator, which translates to MDRKNAGNEENERIREEQRELIHLIGRIKRLHPQIKDCELNQGDLNTMIAIGHEMRDGDYVRVSDIVQALPVPPPAVSRSLRNLELKGYTQRSADPGDRRNTLVRLTEKGWKKCGQCRAQMDQFFRGIFLRMGRENVRMLLDSLTRLVDAAEAEKAERCDKGKGDENI; encoded by the coding sequence ATGGACAGGAAGAATGCAGGAAATGAGGAAAATGAACGGATTCGTGAAGAGCAGCGGGAGCTGATTCATCTGATCGGACGCATCAAGCGGCTTCATCCGCAGATAAAGGACTGCGAGCTGAATCAAGGGGACCTGAATACCATGATCGCCATCGGGCATGAGATGAGGGACGGAGATTACGTCAGGGTATCGGATATCGTACAGGCGCTGCCGGTGCCGCCGCCGGCCGTTTCACGGAGTCTGCGGAATCTCGAGCTGAAGGGATATACCCAGAGGTCTGCGGATCCCGGTGACCGGAGGAACACGCTGGTGCGCCTCACTGAAAAAGGATGGAAAAAATGCGGACAGTGCAGGGCGCAGATGGATCAGTTCTTTCGGGGGATTTTCCTCCGGATGGGACGGGAAAACGTCAGAATGCTGCTGGATTCCCTGACGCGGCTGGTGGACGCCGCAGAGGCGGAGAAGGCAGAGCGCTGTGATAAAGGGAAGGGAGACGAAAATATATGA
- the hcp gene encoding hydroxylamine reductase, whose product MENKMFCYQCQETAGCTGCTVSGVCGKKPEVAAMQDLLIYVTKGLSAVACRLRQEGTAVSKDVNHLVTLNLFTTITNANFDKDAIVARVKETLAVKQQLLGQVHNNNDLPPAALWNGSEDEYAAKAAANGVLSTKDEDVRSLRELITYGLKGLSAYTKHANALLEDDADVDVFIQETLAKTLDDSLSVDDLVALTLETGKYGVQGMALLDKANTGAYGNPEITKVNLGVRSNPGILVSGHDLKDLEMLLEQTKGTGVDVYTHSEMLPAHYYPFFKKYDNFVGNYGNAWWQQKDEFEKFNGPILMTTNCIVPPKDSYKDRLWTTGAAGYPGCRHIDAAYGEVKDFSPIIEQAKSCAAPTELEQGEIVGGFAHEQVFALADQVVDAVKSGAIKKFVVMAGCDGRQKARSYYTDFAKALPEDAVILTAGCAKYKYNKLGLGDINGIPRVLDAGQCNDSYSLALIALKLKEVFGLDDVNDLPIVYNIAWYEQKAVIVLLALLYLGVKNIHLGPTLPAFLSPNVTNVLVENFGIGGIGTVEDDIQKYFG is encoded by the coding sequence ATGGAAAACAAAATGTTCTGCTATCAGTGTCAGGAAACCGCCGGCTGCACGGGCTGCACCGTGTCCGGAGTATGCGGCAAGAAGCCGGAGGTCGCTGCGATGCAGGATCTGCTGATTTATGTCACAAAGGGACTTTCCGCGGTCGCCTGCCGGCTCCGTCAGGAAGGAACCGCGGTCAGCAAGGATGTCAATCATCTGGTGACGCTCAATCTGTTCACTACAATCACAAATGCTAACTTCGACAAGGACGCCATCGTGGCCAGAGTCAAGGAAACTCTGGCAGTCAAGCAGCAGCTTCTGGGTCAGGTTCACAACAACAACGACCTGCCGCCGGCCGCGCTGTGGAACGGAAGCGAGGACGAATACGCGGCCAAAGCCGCCGCCAACGGAGTTTTGTCCACCAAGGACGAGGACGTGCGCTCCCTGCGCGAGCTGATCACCTACGGTCTCAAGGGTCTCTCCGCATATACGAAGCATGCGAACGCGCTGCTGGAGGATGACGCCGACGTCGATGTGTTCATTCAGGAAACGCTGGCGAAGACTCTGGACGACTCGCTGTCCGTGGACGACCTGGTTGCACTGACGCTGGAAACCGGAAAATACGGCGTACAGGGCATGGCGCTGCTGGACAAGGCAAACACCGGCGCCTACGGCAATCCGGAAATCACCAAGGTGAACCTGGGCGTCCGCAGCAATCCGGGAATCCTGGTCTCCGGTCACGACCTGAAGGACCTGGAGATGCTTCTGGAGCAGACAAAGGGAACCGGCGTGGACGTCTACACTCACTCCGAGATGCTGCCGGCCCACTACTATCCGTTCTTCAAGAAATATGACAACTTCGTAGGCAACTACGGAAACGCCTGGTGGCAGCAGAAGGACGAGTTCGAGAAATTCAACGGACCGATCCTGATGACCACCAACTGCATCGTCCCGCCGAAAGACAGCTACAAAGACCGTCTCTGGACCACCGGCGCCGCCGGATATCCGGGATGCAGACACATCGACGCGGCCTACGGTGAGGTAAAGGACTTCTCTCCCATCATCGAGCAGGCGAAGAGCTGTGCCGCTCCCACAGAGCTGGAGCAGGGTGAGATTGTCGGCGGATTCGCGCACGAGCAGGTGTTCGCACTGGCCGATCAGGTTGTGGACGCCGTCAAGTCCGGCGCGATCAAGAAGTTCGTCGTAATGGCAGGCTGCGACGGTCGTCAGAAGGCGAGAAGCTACTATACGGACTTCGCGAAGGCTCTGCCGGAGGATGCGGTGATCCTGACTGCAGGATGCGCCAAGTACAAATATAACAAGCTGGGACTGGGCGACATCAACGGGATCCCCCGTGTTCTCGACGCCGGCCAGTGCAACGATTCCTATTCTCTGGCGCTGATCGCGCTGAAGCTGAAGGAAGTGTTCGGGCTGGACGATGTCAACGATCTGCCGATCGTCTACAACATCGCGTGGTATGAGCAGAAGGCGGTCATCGTACTGCTGGCGCTCCTGTACCTTGGCGTGAAGAACATCCACCTCGGACCGACCCTTCCGGCCTTCCTTTCACCGAACGTGACCAACGTTCTGGTGGAAAACTTCGGAATCGGCGGAATCGGCACAGTCGAGGACGACATTCAGAAATATTTCGGCTGA